In a single window of the Gemmatimonadota bacterium genome:
- the folE gene encoding GTP cyclohydrolase I FolE yields MDPIEGLTRSLLEEIGEDPDRDGLRRTPLRVAQSLRFLTQGYEKSIDTVLNGAIYEEDYDEMVLVKDIEFFSLCEHHLLPFFGQCHIAYIPNGKIIGLGKVPRIVDVFARRLQLQERLTSQIAQTLQTCLDPLGVAVVMEANHLCMMMRGVEKQHSKATTSAMLGVFRDDRSTRMEFLDLTRS; encoded by the coding sequence ATGGACCCGATCGAGGGATTGACGAGGTCGCTGCTCGAGGAGATCGGCGAGGATCCGGACCGGGACGGTCTACGGCGCACGCCCCTCCGCGTGGCGCAGTCCCTGCGGTTTCTGACCCAGGGTTATGAAAAAAGCATTGATACCGTCCTGAACGGCGCTATCTATGAAGAAGACTACGACGAGATGGTGCTGGTGAAGGACATCGAGTTCTTTTCGCTGTGCGAGCACCATTTGCTGCCCTTCTTCGGCCAGTGCCATATCGCATACATTCCCAACGGCAAAATCATCGGCCTGGGCAAGGTCCCCCGCATCGTGGACGTCTTCGCGCGGCGGCTTCAGCTGCAGGAACGACTGACGTCCCAGATCGCCCAGACCCTGCAGACCTGTCTCGATCCCCTGGGAGTAGCCGTCGTCATGGAAGCCAACCACCTCTGCATGATGATGCGCGGCGTGGAGAAACAGCACTCCAAGGCGACGACGAGCGCCATGCTCGGCGTGTTCAGGGACGATCGCAGTACCCGGATGGAGTTCCTCGACCTGACCCGGTCGTAG